Sequence from the Pirellulales bacterium genome:
CGCCGCGCGCCTGCTCGGCGACAAGCAAGCCGGTTTCGACCGCTTGCTCGACCAGATTGCCACCATGAATACCGACGAAGCCGAGCTCTTCGCCACCGCCTACGCCGCCTGGAACGATCTCCTCATCGACGGCCGACCGGCCGACGAGAAGAGCATCCTCGCCGAGATTTACGGCTGGCACGAATCGAAGGAGAAATTCACGAGCGCTCGAATACGCAAGCGCCTGGAATGGATGCGGTCGAACAACTATGTGCCAACCGGGCAAGGCCAGAAGACGAAGCCCTTGCGAAACCAGGCGGCGAAGTTCGGGGGCAAACGAGGCGCTCGCCGCAAGTGAACCCGTCGCTTCCACAGCTTTATGGCATCGAGACGAAGCTCGCATCTGCGCCATGCCGGGCAAAAATGAACGAGCGTCGATTGACGAACCGACCTTTCGCGAATAGTATCTGGTAGGCGTTCCAGAGGTTCCGCATGAATTTTCGCCGTCCCAATGTATCGTACATCGAAGGCGAGAGCATTGCGCCCACGAACCTGTGCAAGCGCAAAGTCGAAGACTACGCCGGCAGCGTTGCGAAGATCGCCGAGTTCGACGTCGGCGACGATCCGGCGGAATTAGTAAGGCGGTTGTCGGGACGGATCAGCTACCATGACATCGACGAATGGCTGATTGAAGACGGATCGATTTACGTGCATGAGAAGTCGAATTTCGACATTCTGCTTGCGCACTACACGAGCCCGCTAAGAGACCGGTTCACCGTGGCCCACGAGCTCGGCCATTATTTCCTGCACTCGAATCAAGGCGAGCAGCCGATCATCGCCTATCGAAAGGGTTCGACGCGCATTGAGTGGGAGGCGAATTGGTTTGCCGCGGCGCTGCTCATGCCGCGCGACAAGTTCAAGGCAGCCTGTGCCAAAATCGACAATTTGGCGGTGATCGCCGCGAGGTTTGGGGTTTCGACCGATGCCGCCCGAGTCCGACGCGACGCCATTGGATGACCCCTGGCGTTGGAAACTTCGTCTCTTCGCAAGCGCCGATCTCGTCGGCTCTACCGCGTTCAAGGCGGCGCACGGCGACTCTCGCTGGGCGGCGACGTTCAAGGAGTTCTTCTCCGACTTTCCGCAGTTCGTCGAGGCTGACTACGCCGAGTTGCCGCCGAGGTTGCGCGGCTCCGCCGTACGCTTGAAGCCCTGGAAGTTTTCGGGCGATGAGATCCTGTTTTGGGTTGAGTTGCGAAGCTTCCGCCACGCGGCGGCGCATGTCCTCGCGCTGAAGCACGCAATTCGCAAGTTTGCGGACGTCTGGGCGGCCAAAGAAATACCTTTGCGATTGAAGGCCACGGCCTGGCTGGCAGGCTTTCCAGTAACGAACACCGAGATTCTCATTGGTGAACCGTCGGACGCTCAGAGGAAGACGCTCGATTTCATTGGCCCATCGATCGATCTCGGTTTTCGGATCGCAAAGTTTTGCGATGCAAGGCGGTTCGTCGTATCGGCCGACTTGGCTTTGATGCTGCTTGACGCCGTCGACGCCCTCGAGGTCGAGCGGCATCACTTTCACATTCATCTGCAGGGTCGAGAACCGCTGAAAGGCGTTATCGGCAACGAACCATATCCGATACTTT
This genomic interval carries:
- a CDS encoding ImmA/IrrE family metallo-endopeptidase, encoding MNFRRPNVSYIEGESIAPTNLCKRKVEDYAGSVAKIAEFDVGDDPAELVRRLSGRISYHDIDEWLIEDGSIYVHEKSNFDILLAHYTSPLRDRFTVAHELGHYFLHSNQGEQPIIAYRKGSTRIEWEANWFAAALLMPRDKFKAACAKIDNLAVIAARFGVSTDAARVRRDAIG